Proteins found in one Butyrivibrio proteoclasticus B316 genomic segment:
- a CDS encoding ATP-binding protein: MFLEEILNGNAFESREIECKQRLNRDDIEGWIKTIAGFANAEGGTMYIGVDDKTNNLIGFERKQADNERNYFNNQINEHLTPRPPYKIDFISYKVRETEFFILAVKVEKSPVRPVIVKFKNIPSIYMRREGFTNGATYEEIIEMSINSQNKAYDTLISDRVYKRDNFSKLFKFHDEHSKGTKLSDKALTSLGFFDENRNLANGAVLFSDDYKDNKTEVQCSAFSGFNKGSERIVTVNKFSGCLTDTIEYMQDFITQRMNHTMVKQSSSRINIDAYPARALFEGLINAVAHRDYFLDGTQIQVDMFKDRLEISSPGSFFQSTKTEKTYDLSSIISKRRNELICGILVSCNVMEAAGTGFDKIVEDYSKADEKHRPYIYSTSDHFTLVLPDLTYDGGVEADPTRNLIYVPVPNGSKHDERILSFCYNNARTATEITTYLGVSDSTYFRNKILNNLVENDYLIISGEGRKKYYKTNQNNVNLG, from the coding sequence ATGTTTTTAGAGGAAATTCTTAATGGTAATGCATTTGAGAGCAGAGAAATTGAATGTAAACAACGCCTTAACAGGGATGACATAGAAGGATGGATAAAAACAATAGCCGGTTTTGCAAATGCTGAAGGCGGAACCATGTATATTGGTGTTGATGATAAGACCAATAACCTTATTGGCTTTGAACGAAAACAGGCTGATAATGAAAGGAATTATTTTAACAACCAGATAAATGAGCATCTTACTCCAAGACCTCCATATAAAATTGATTTTATTTCATATAAAGTCAGAGAAACAGAATTCTTTATATTAGCCGTAAAAGTAGAAAAATCACCTGTTAGACCCGTAATAGTAAAGTTTAAGAATATACCTTCCATATACATGAGGAGAGAAGGCTTTACTAATGGAGCAACATATGAAGAGATAATTGAAATGAGCATCAATAGCCAAAACAAGGCTTATGATACGCTCATTTCAGATCGAGTGTATAAAAGGGACAATTTTTCCAAGCTCTTTAAATTTCATGACGAACATTCAAAAGGGACAAAACTATCAGACAAAGCTCTTACTTCTTTGGGATTTTTTGATGAGAACAGGAATTTAGCAAATGGTGCCGTCTTATTCTCTGATGATTATAAGGATAACAAGACTGAAGTCCAGTGTTCTGCTTTTTCTGGATTTAATAAAGGTAGTGAGAGGATAGTCACTGTAAATAAATTTTCCGGATGTCTAACAGATACCATCGAATATATGCAGGATTTCATAACTCAGAGGATGAACCATACTATGGTAAAGCAGTCATCTTCAAGAATAAACATTGATGCATATCCTGCAAGAGCATTGTTTGAAGGACTTATAAATGCAGTCGCCCATAGAGACTACTTTCTTGATGGTACGCAGATTCAGGTTGATATGTTCAAAGACCGACTTGAGATATCGTCACCAGGAAGCTTTTTCCAGAGTACAAAGACAGAAAAGACCTATGATCTTTCTTCAATAATCTCAAAAAGAAGAAATGAACTGATATGTGGAATATTGGTTTCATGTAATGTTATGGAAGCTGCCGGAACAGGATTTGATAAAATAGTAGAAGATTATTCAAAGGCAGATGAAAAGCATAGGCCATATATTTATTCAACTTCCGATCATTTCACACTGGTCCTTCCGGATCTTACATATGACGGAGGCGTTGAAGCTGATCCTACCAGAAATCTCATATATGTTCCTGTTCCAAACGGAAGCAAACATGATGAGAGAATTCTTTCATTTTGTTATAACAATGCAAGGACAGCAACAGAAATCACTACATATTTGGGTGTGAGTGATTCTACATATTTTAGGAATAAGATTCTTAATAATCTTGTAGAAAATGATTATCTTATCATTAGCGGTGAAGGAAGGAAGAAATATTATAAGACAAATCAAAACAATGTGAACCTTGGATAA
- a CDS encoding tyrosine-type recombinase/integrase: MANKTTVALTQDQYKEMIQTIREGGIGFRKNDRIANALVLEANLGLRIEDILNLKLNDIIPDGDRYRLNIVEQKTKKKRSFTVPFPIYQYIKLYAMENGIGPDERLFAISERNVQKYLQKVSGYLGYDNIGTHSFRKFFATEIYLNNDYNIVLVQQLLQHSSVAITQRYIGITSEMQEKALLGHIQLL; this comes from the coding sequence GTGGCTAATAAAACAACTGTTGCTCTTACACAAGATCAGTATAAAGAAATGATCCAGACAATCCGTGAAGGCGGAATAGGGTTTCGAAAAAACGATCGCATCGCAAATGCTCTTGTCCTGGAAGCGAATCTCGGACTTCGTATCGAAGACATTCTCAATCTTAAATTAAATGATATTATACCGGATGGTGACAGATACAGATTAAACATCGTGGAGCAAAAAACTAAAAAGAAAAGAAGCTTTACGGTCCCATTCCCGATCTACCAGTATATCAAGTTGTATGCTATGGAAAACGGGATCGGGCCAGATGAACGTCTCTTTGCCATTTCAGAAAGGAATGTGCAGAAATATTTACAAAAGGTTTCAGGCTACCTCGGATACGATAATATCGGCACTCATTCGTTCAGGAAGTTTTTTGCGACAGAAATTTATCTTAATAATGATTACAATATTGTTTTAGTGCAGCAACTGCTCCAACACAGCTCTGTTGCTATAACTCAGCGATATATAGGTATCACATCCGAGATGCAGGAAAAAGCACTTCTTGGTCACATACAACTTCTTTGA
- a CDS encoding AAA-like domain-containing protein gives MKTFNTTAVCIPTKHYMVDLTERVKEIKELVDQGKYFTINRARQYGKTTTLTALRKNLSEEYDVLFLDFQSIGESGFSTEEKFVQEFCRLLCNRRKLDNVDMSCIIGTIEKWKDSEEPKARLGELFDELMKWCEASERDIVLIIDEVDTATNNQVFLDFLAQLRDKYISRDRDGIRTFQSVILAGVTDVKHLKNKIRPEDESKENSPWNIAADFNVDMSLSEDGIRNMLQEYEADHGTGMDCAAMAKMIRDYTNGYPFLVSRICELLDTSVKDKISADKIWTQWGLDEAVKLILSENNTLFQSLTKNLNNLPELKQTIRSILMEGTRLTWNGQQDAIVQMEMYGLIRNDHNTVKVSNRIFETMLYNYFLSEEEMKSNVFFREGDLNRNIFVENGKLNVRLILEHFVETYHQIYGELEEKFKEKDGREFFLLYVKPVINGTGNYYIEAQTRDQKRTDVIIDYLGQQYIIELKIWHGERYNESGEEQISDYLDYFGLDTGYMLSFNFNKNKEIGVKQVHVGDKLLYEATV, from the coding sequence GTGAAAACATTCAATACGACAGCAGTTTGTATTCCAACTAAACATTATATGGTTGACCTTACAGAGCGTGTTAAGGAGATCAAAGAGCTCGTAGATCAGGGAAAATACTTTACCATAAACAGAGCCAGACAGTACGGAAAAACCACGACGCTAACTGCTCTTAGAAAAAATCTATCTGAAGAATATGATGTTCTTTTCTTGGACTTTCAAAGCATTGGAGAATCAGGTTTTTCTACCGAAGAAAAATTTGTTCAGGAGTTTTGTAGGCTTTTATGCAATCGTAGGAAACTTGATAACGTAGATATGAGCTGTATCATTGGAACGATAGAAAAATGGAAGGATAGCGAAGAGCCTAAAGCTAGGTTAGGAGAGTTATTTGATGAACTCATGAAATGGTGCGAGGCTTCTGAAAGAGATATAGTTCTGATTATTGATGAAGTTGATACAGCTACGAACAATCAAGTGTTTTTGGATTTTTTAGCCCAGCTTAGGGATAAATATATCAGTCGTGACAGAGACGGTATTAGAACTTTTCAATCTGTGATTTTGGCAGGCGTTACAGATGTAAAGCATTTAAAGAATAAGATTCGTCCTGAAGATGAATCAAAAGAAAATAGTCCATGGAATATTGCAGCTGATTTCAATGTAGACATGAGCCTTTCTGAAGATGGCATTAGGAACATGCTTCAGGAATATGAGGCAGATCATGGTACAGGGATGGATTGTGCAGCTATGGCAAAGATGATCAGAGACTACACGAATGGTTATCCTTTCCTTGTTAGCAGAATATGCGAACTTCTGGATACTAGTGTAAAAGACAAAATTAGTGCCGATAAGATATGGACTCAGTGGGGGCTGGATGAAGCTGTAAAGCTTATTCTTTCAGAGAATAATACTTTGTTCCAGTCACTTACTAAGAACCTAAATAACCTTCCGGAACTCAAGCAGACCATTAGAAGTATCCTTATGGAAGGTACAAGACTTACATGGAATGGTCAACAGGATGCAATAGTTCAGATGGAAATGTATGGACTTATAAGAAATGACCATAATACAGTAAAGGTTTCAAATAGAATATTTGAGACTATGCTATATAATTATTTCCTTTCAGAGGAAGAAATGAAGAGTAATGTATTCTTCAGAGAAGGTGATCTTAATAGAAATATTTTTGTTGAGAATGGAAAGCTTAATGTGCGTCTTATTCTGGAACATTTTGTAGAAACTTATCATCAGATATATGGTGAGCTTGAAGAAAAGTTCAAGGAAAAAGACGGAAGAGAATTTTTCCTTCTGTATGTAAAGCCTGTCATCAACGGTACAGGTAATTACTATATCGAAGCTCAGACCAGAGACCAGAAGCGGACCGATGTAATTATCGATTACCTGGGACAGCAGTATATAATTGAACTTAAGATATGGCACGGAGAGCGTTATAATGAAAGCGGAGAGGAACAGATAAGCGATTACCTGGATTACTTCGGACTTGATACAGGTTATATGCTCAGCTTTAATTTCAACAAGAACAAAGAAATCGGCGTTAAACAGGTCCATGTAGGAGATAAACTCCTATATGAAGCAACGGTATAA
- a CDS encoding TIGR02452 family protein: MATVEERIEAFQDTLTWTMTDPTLKSSVRKSMASSSVYWEYVYPKYDEGSKKTVVTVSDKKTVKAAQDMYAANLNKKIAVLNFANAFTPGGGVTRGSRAQEESLCRSTTLYPVLNSREIRDSFYGYHCELGIPVATDSLIYSEEIVICKTDDEIPKRLTKSNWAIVDVITMAAPNNSTPRMHLDDAAQYGYHVKRAVHMLTCAAHHGVDILILGAFGCGAFKNNPEVVAKAYKDALAMFPGIFEKIEFAVYCPPGDDRNYKIFKRILGA; encoded by the coding sequence TTGGCAACAGTAGAAGAAAGAATTGAAGCGTTCCAGGATACACTTACATGGACAATGACGGATCCAACACTTAAAAGCTCGGTCAGAAAATCCATGGCGAGTTCATCTGTGTACTGGGAGTATGTATATCCTAAATATGACGAAGGTTCTAAAAAGACCGTTGTTACGGTATCTGACAAAAAGACTGTAAAGGCAGCTCAGGACATGTATGCCGCTAACCTTAATAAGAAGATTGCGGTGCTTAACTTTGCAAACGCATTTACTCCGGGAGGTGGTGTTACCAGGGGGTCAAGAGCTCAAGAAGAGAGCTTATGCAGATCAACTACTTTGTATCCTGTATTAAACAGCAGGGAGATACGTGATTCATTTTACGGCTATCACTGCGAGCTAGGTATTCCTGTAGCAACGGATTCACTTATCTATTCAGAGGAGATAGTGATCTGCAAAACAGATGACGAAATTCCAAAACGCCTTACAAAAAGCAATTGGGCGATAGTGGATGTGATCACCATGGCTGCTCCAAACAACAGCACTCCAAGAATGCACCTGGATGATGCTGCCCAGTATGGATATCATGTAAAGAGAGCAGTCCATATGCTTACATGTGCAGCTCACCATGGGGTAGATATTCTGATCCTTGGCGCGTTTGGATGTGGAGCATTTAAAAATAACCCTGAAGTGGTAGCAAAGGCATATAAAGATGCTCTTGCAATGTTCCCAGGCATATTTGAAAAGATAGAATTTGCAGTGTACTGCCCACCTGGGGATGATAGGAACTATAAGATATTTAAGCGAATACTTGGCGCTTGA
- a CDS encoding DUF4259 domain-containing protein translates to MGTWGTGPLSNDKALDLMNVVCTAGDQTLGIITRLMLHSEKEEEAVLGAYIMYVYYTGDTSEVDHYKEFFEKLAKSESKYLEFYKPEAILKLQQLKENSKREWFEDKDKIKYTLLLEKMVKAIRSAENKWKDPLFGK, encoded by the coding sequence ATGGGAACTTGGGGAACAGGACCGCTATCTAATGATAAGGCACTTGATCTTATGAATGTAGTGTGCACAGCAGGTGATCAGACATTAGGAATCATAACAAGGCTCATGCTTCACTCAGAAAAGGAAGAAGAAGCTGTTCTTGGAGCATACATCATGTATGTATACTACACTGGCGATACATCAGAGGTGGATCACTACAAAGAATTTTTTGAGAAATTAGCTAAATCAGAAAGTAAGTACTTAGAATTCTACAAACCTGAAGCAATTTTAAAACTGCAGCAGCTTAAAGAAAATAGCAAAAGAGAGTGGTTTGAAGACAAAGATAAGATCAAATATACATTACTGCTTGAAAAGATGGTAAAGGCTATCAGATCAGCAGAAAACAAATGGAAAGATCCTCTTTTTGGAAAATGA
- a CDS encoding phosphoadenosine phosphosulfate reductase domain-containing protein, whose protein sequence is METKKLHIASVSFGKDSVAMLLKLLEKKAEGSSVYPLDEVVFYDTGMEFGAIYHVRDQIKELLDYYEVPLTVLTPERPFMYDMLERPVHSKQKGDHNGYGWCGGLCRWGTRNKLDALDRYAKERNAIVYIGIAVDEPQRLTRLEEYKRAPLAEWGMTEQEALEFCWSKGIHWTEDPSDLSVPDLYKILDRVSCWCCCNKNQKELKNIYTYLPGYWDKLIELQNKLERPMKRFRTDPVFGNLGDIRNLGAYWDDQKRQENKSA, encoded by the coding sequence ATGGAAACAAAAAAACTTCATATTGCGAGCGTATCATTTGGAAAGGACTCGGTAGCTATGCTTTTAAAGCTTTTGGAAAAGAAAGCAGAAGGCAGCAGCGTTTATCCTCTTGACGAGGTGGTGTTTTACGACACCGGGATGGAATTTGGAGCCATCTACCACGTCAGGGATCAGATAAAAGAGCTTCTGGATTATTACGAGGTGCCACTTACGGTCCTTACTCCGGAAAGGCCTTTTATGTATGATATGCTAGAAAGACCTGTTCACTCAAAGCAAAAGGGAGATCACAATGGCTATGGCTGGTGTGGAGGCCTTTGCAGATGGGGAACGAGAAACAAACTGGATGCGCTTGACAGATATGCAAAAGAGCGTAATGCGATAGTGTATATCGGAATAGCAGTTGACGAACCCCAGAGACTTACAAGGCTTGAAGAGTATAAAAGAGCTCCTCTTGCCGAGTGGGGAATGACTGAACAGGAAGCGCTTGAGTTTTGTTGGAGCAAGGGCATTCACTGGACAGAAGATCCTTCGGATTTATCTGTTCCTGATCTTTATAAGATCCTGGACAGGGTATCCTGCTGGTGTTGCTGCAACAAAAACCAAAAAGAACTTAAGAATATCTATACGTATCTTCCTGGATACTGGGATAAGCTTATAGAGCTTCAGAACAAACTTGAACGTCCGATGAAGAGATTCCGTACGGATCCCGTTTTTGGTAACCTTGGTGATATAAGAAACCTTGGAGCCTACTGGGACGATCAGAAGCGTCAGGAAAACAAGAGTGCATAA
- a CDS encoding RNA-guided endonuclease InsQ/TnpB family protein, which produces MNKAIKYRIYPTTEQAVMFLKTFGCCRKVYNLMLSDKIESYKSTGKFAVVTPAKYKKDYPYLKEVDSLALANVQLNLQDAFGSCFSKSRKTNNGFPKFKSAKRSRKSYTTNCQYPKTSNKLKQPTIRLDDKSIILPKVGVVKAVIHRKPLDGWMLKSATVSMDGDGKFYVSCLFEYEGLITLNSSTDKVLGLDYKSDGLYMDSDGNVGSNHKYYRESHVKLAKAQRKLKHKTIGSNNYRKQQLRINRIHKHIVNQRLENLHILSTKIANSYDVVCVESLGIRSMSNKGFGNGKATMDNGYGMFLKMLEYKLTDRGKRYIKVDKWFPSTQLCSCCGSRKKLALNERIYKCSCGLTINRDLNAAINIRNEGLRILQSA; this is translated from the coding sequence ATGAATAAGGCTATCAAATACAGAATATATCCCACAACTGAACAGGCTGTCATGTTCCTCAAGACCTTCGGCTGCTGCCGCAAGGTCTATAATCTTATGCTCTCTGATAAGATTGAGAGCTATAAGTCTACCGGCAAATTTGCAGTAGTAACACCTGCCAAGTACAAGAAAGATTATCCGTATCTCAAAGAAGTAGACAGCCTTGCTCTTGCCAATGTACAGCTTAATTTGCAGGACGCATTTGGTAGCTGCTTTAGCAAATCCCGTAAAACAAACAATGGCTTTCCAAAGTTCAAGTCTGCAAAGCGCAGCCGTAAGTCTTATACTACCAACTGCCAGTATCCGAAAACCTCAAACAAGCTAAAACAGCCTACGATCCGCCTTGATGACAAAAGCATTATTCTTCCCAAAGTTGGCGTTGTCAAAGCGGTCATCCACCGCAAACCTTTGGATGGCTGGATGCTCAAATCCGCTACTGTTTCCATGGACGGTGATGGAAAATTCTATGTTTCCTGTCTGTTTGAGTATGAAGGGCTTATTACCCTTAATAGTTCAACTGATAAAGTCTTAGGTCTTGACTATAAATCAGATGGCCTTTACATGGACTCTGATGGCAACGTTGGCTCTAACCACAAATACTATCGTGAGAGCCATGTTAAACTCGCCAAGGCACAGCGTAAGTTAAAACATAAGACCATTGGGAGCAATAACTACCGCAAACAGCAGCTTAGGATAAACCGCATCCATAAGCATATAGTCAATCAGCGTCTTGAAAATCTCCACATACTTTCTACGAAGATAGCCAATTCGTATGATGTTGTGTGTGTGGAGTCCCTTGGCATACGCTCAATGTCCAATAAAGGCTTTGGTAACGGCAAGGCTACCATGGATAACGGCTATGGCATGTTTCTTAAGATGCTTGAATATAAACTCACTGACAGGGGTAAACGTTACATCAAAGTTGATAAATGGTTTCCGTCAACGCAGCTTTGCAGCTGTTGCGGCAGCCGTAAAAAGCTTGCTCTTAATGAGCGTATCTACAAATGCAGTTGTGGTCTTACTATAAATAGAGACCTTAATGCTGCCATCAACATCAGAAATGAAGGTTTGCGCATCCTGCAAAGTGCGTGA
- a CDS encoding DUF5983 family protein — MMEINKMLSLSTAHITKETESKLSEQSIYEVNVYEKSEYGYFIYPNIELLDKRGWDIPEDLKKCIGLAKANNCNWIVFDRDVDPVDELPTYEW, encoded by the coding sequence ATGATGGAAATAAACAAGATGCTGAGTCTTTCAACGGCTCATATTACTAAGGAGACGGAGTCGAAGCTTTCCGAGCAGTCAATTTACGAAGTGAATGTCTATGAAAAAAGCGAATACGGATATTTTATATATCCTAATATCGAGCTCCTTGATAAAAGAGGCTGGGACATCCCTGAGGACCTTAAAAAGTGCATTGGACTTGCAAAGGCAAATAACTGCAACTGGATCGTGTTTGACCGCGATGTCGATCCCGTGGATGAGCTCCCAACTTATGAGTGGTAA
- a CDS encoding DNA-methyltransferase — MSVKDRLLKAFRHQTFTLNQAYKAVPDTSSDSVRARIYENLGKAFKKVGRGIYMTMDEECLVIEGDGRDLSIINNGAADCIITDHPWEDTKATSGGNKNFANYSCFKYTQKDFDEKARVLKDGSFLVEIIPAESATNYEYLYELKQMAKRAGFEYYACVPWKKGTFVSNTGRKAKNTEDIMIFSKGKARALRPDKQRGLDPNGNPTRFMSGANGMLPTMFDVQAVPRKDQIAQSEKPVPLFEQLLDYLTKENELVLDQFAGSGALGEACLNKKRKSILIELDSMKAANIANRLNATLLSTLYPKQACSA, encoded by the coding sequence ATGTCAGTAAAAGACAGACTTTTAAAGGCTTTCAGGCATCAGACTTTTACGCTTAACCAGGCTTATAAGGCAGTTCCTGATACTAGCAGCGACTCTGTACGTGCCCGTATCTACGAAAATCTCGGAAAAGCATTTAAGAAGGTTGGACGTGGTATCTATATGACTATGGATGAAGAGTGCCTTGTCATTGAAGGTGACGGAAGAGACCTCTCCATCATAAACAATGGCGCTGCGGACTGTATAATTACGGATCACCCATGGGAAGACACTAAAGCTACATCAGGCGGCAATAAAAACTTTGCCAACTATAGCTGCTTTAAATATACCCAGAAAGACTTTGACGAAAAAGCCAGAGTCCTTAAAGATGGTTCCTTCCTCGTTGAGATAATACCTGCTGAATCTGCTACAAATTATGAGTATCTGTATGAACTCAAGCAGATGGCCAAAAGGGCAGGGTTTGAATATTACGCCTGCGTTCCCTGGAAGAAGGGCACATTCGTATCAAACACAGGAAGAAAAGCTAAAAATACCGAGGATATAATGATCTTTTCAAAAGGGAAAGCAAGAGCGCTGCGCCCAGATAAGCAAAGAGGGCTTGATCCTAATGGAAATCCTACAAGATTCATGTCAGGAGCAAATGGGATGCTGCCAACTATGTTTGATGTACAGGCGGTCCCAAGAAAAGACCAGATTGCTCAGTCCGAAAAGCCAGTGCCGCTTTTTGAGCAGCTCCTGGATTACCTTACTAAAGAAAATGAACTGGTCCTAGATCAGTTTGCAGGATCTGGAGCACTGGGTGAGGCGTGTCTTAATAAAAAGCGAAAGTCTATACTGATTGAGCTTGACAGCATGAAGGCGGCCAATATAGCAAACAGATTAAATGCGACGCTTTTAAGTACGCTTTACCCTAAACAGGCATGCTCGGCATGA
- a CDS encoding helix-turn-helix domain-containing protein → MNIRARETGIRIRLQLELIGKTQRELAKDAGITEVSLSRYITGDREPKGTVLLNLAKALGTTTDYLLGLDIKGDFDSEYLRAKAWVARNASRMTIEQKADLASKVFS, encoded by the coding sequence ATGAATATCAGAGCCAGAGAGACTGGGATAAGGATAAGGTTGCAGTTGGAACTAATTGGTAAAACGCAAAGAGAACTTGCAAAGGATGCAGGGATTACCGAAGTGTCATTGTCAAGGTATATTACAGGCGACAGAGAGCCAAAGGGGACTGTCCTTCTTAACCTTGCAAAAGCTCTTGGAACAACCACGGATTATCTCCTTGGTCTTGACATAAAAGGGGATTTTGATAGTGAATATTTAAGGGCAAAAGCATGGGTAGCAAGAAATGCATCAAGGATGACTATAGAACAAAAGGCGGATCTTGCCTCAAAAGTATTTAGCTGA